The proteins below come from a single Chryseobacterium sp. MA9 genomic window:
- a CDS encoding ribulokinase, translated as MKKYVIGLDYGTDSVRAVLIDTENGSEITSSVSYYQRWKEGRYCNPSVNSFRQHPSDHMEGLEKTISEVVRESGIPPEQIVSICIDTTGSSPLPVTSDGVALALVPGFEENPNAMMVLWKDHTAIREAEEINTLARTWGGEDYTKYEGGIYSSEWFWAKILHISRVDAEVKNAAYSWMEHCDYLTFLLSDHKDLATFKRSRCAAGHKAMWHESWDGLPSEEFLNRLDPSLGELRGRLYRETYTSDEIAGYLNEEWAAKTGLTTQTIITVGTFDAHSGAVGARVEENTLIRIMGTSTCDIMVASQEAIGDTTVKGICGQVDGSVIPGLIGLEAGQSAFGDVLAWYKDILMWPVHQVMMQSESISDEQKTKLSDEMEAGLIRKLTLEAEKIPLSDSVPIALDWVNGRRTPDADQELKAAISQLSLGTKAPHIFKALVNAICFGAKKIVDRFEEEGVKINKVIGIGGVARKSPFIMQTLANVLDMPIAVAASDQTPALGAAVYAAVSAGIYPTVQEASMKMGSGFEAEYQPKAEEVQHYRELMQQYQKLADFVEYNTKLKNNRKELQNF; from the coding sequence ATGAAAAAATATGTTATCGGGCTGGACTATGGTACAGATTCCGTACGGGCCGTCCTTATTGATACTGAAAACGGGTCGGAAATAACTTCTTCAGTCAGTTATTACCAAAGATGGAAAGAAGGCAGATATTGCAACCCCTCAGTCAACAGTTTCAGACAGCATCCTTCAGATCATATGGAAGGCCTGGAGAAAACCATTTCAGAAGTAGTAAGAGAAAGCGGGATACCGCCGGAGCAGATTGTCAGTATTTGTATTGATACTACAGGCTCTTCACCGTTGCCTGTAACAAGTGATGGAGTAGCCTTAGCATTGGTTCCCGGATTTGAAGAGAATCCTAATGCTATGATGGTTTTATGGAAAGACCACACCGCTATCCGCGAAGCCGAAGAAATCAATACCCTTGCAAGAACCTGGGGTGGAGAAGATTATACAAAATATGAAGGCGGTATTTACTCTTCAGAATGGTTCTGGGCCAAAATACTACACATCAGCAGAGTGGATGCAGAAGTAAAAAATGCGGCTTATAGCTGGATGGAGCACTGTGATTATCTGACTTTCCTTTTATCAGATCATAAAGACCTGGCCACCTTCAAAAGAAGCCGTTGTGCAGCAGGTCACAAAGCCATGTGGCACGAGTCATGGGATGGTCTGCCTTCTGAAGAGTTTCTCAACAGGCTAGATCCTTCTCTGGGAGAGCTCAGAGGAAGGTTATACCGGGAAACGTATACTTCAGATGAAATAGCAGGATATCTGAATGAAGAATGGGCCGCTAAAACGGGTCTTACAACCCAAACCATTATTACAGTAGGAACTTTTGATGCCCATTCAGGCGCAGTAGGAGCCAGGGTGGAAGAAAATACACTGATCAGGATCATGGGAACTTCTACCTGCGATATTATGGTGGCCTCACAAGAAGCTATCGGGGATACAACAGTTAAAGGAATATGCGGACAGGTTGACGGCTCCGTAATTCCCGGACTGATAGGGCTTGAAGCAGGACAGTCCGCCTTTGGAGATGTTCTGGCATGGTATAAAGATATCCTGATGTGGCCGGTTCACCAGGTTATGATGCAATCTGAAAGTATTTCAGATGAACAGAAGACAAAGCTCTCAGATGAAATGGAGGCAGGGCTTATCAGAAAATTAACCCTTGAAGCAGAAAAAATTCCTCTTTCAGATAGTGTTCCGATTGCATTGGACTGGGTAAACGGAAGAAGAACACCGGATGCAGACCAGGAACTCAAAGCAGCGATCAGCCAGCTTTCTCTGGGAACAAAAGCTCCCCATATTTTCAAAGCTTTGGTTAATGCCATTTGTTTCGGAGCTAAAAAGATCGTTGACCGTTTTGAAGAGGAAGGGGTGAAAATCAATAAAGTGATCGGAATCGGAGGAGTAGCAAGGAAATCGCCGTTTATCATGCAGACGCTGGCTAATGTTCTGGATATGCCAATTGCGGTAGCTGCTTCAGATCAGACTCCCGCATTGGGTGCTGCTGTTTATGCTGCTGTATCAGCAGGGATTTATCCTACCGTTCAGGAAGCGAGTATGAAAATGGGTTCCGGATTTGAAGCGGAATACCAGCCGAAAGCGGAAGAAGTACAGCACTACAGAGAATTAATGCAGCAATACCAGAAGCTCGCTGATTTTGTAGAATACAATACCAAACTGAAAAACAACAGGAAAGAACTTCAGAATTTCTGA
- a CDS encoding L-ribulose-5-phosphate 4-epimerase, producing MNTYKELQRECYEANMQLDALKLVVYTFGNVSAVDRDKGIFAIKPSGVPYDILKPEDMVILDFDANVIEGRFRPSSDTKTHAYLYKNWENIGGISHTHAIYSVAWAQAQMDIPVFGTTHADHLTTDIPCAPPMRDELIEGNYEYNTGIQILECFKEKQLSPEEVEMVLIGNHGPFTWGKNAEKAVYNSKVLETIAEMAYLTRQINPDAERLKDSLIKKHYERKHGKNAYYGQEFKH from the coding sequence ATGAATACCTATAAAGAACTCCAAAGAGAATGTTATGAAGCGAATATGCAGCTGGATGCCCTGAAGCTGGTGGTCTATACTTTCGGAAATGTAAGTGCTGTAGACCGTGATAAAGGCATTTTTGCCATTAAACCAAGCGGTGTCCCTTATGACATTTTAAAGCCGGAAGATATGGTGATTTTAGACTTTGACGCCAATGTCATTGAAGGCAGGTTCAGACCCTCTTCCGATACGAAAACACATGCTTACCTGTATAAAAACTGGGAAAATATCGGTGGGATTTCGCATACTCATGCCATCTATTCCGTAGCGTGGGCACAGGCACAAATGGATATTCCTGTTTTCGGGACCACCCATGCAGACCATTTAACAACAGATATTCCCTGCGCTCCACCTATGCGGGATGAGCTGATTGAAGGAAACTACGAATACAATACAGGAATCCAGATTCTGGAATGCTTTAAAGAAAAACAGCTCTCTCCGGAAGAAGTAGAAATGGTTCTTATTGGCAATCACGGTCCGTTTACCTGGGGTAAAAATGCAGAGAAAGCAGTCTACAACAGCAAAGTGCTGGAGACCATTGCCGAAATGGCTTATCTCACCAGGCAGATAAACCCTGATGCGGAACGACTGAAAGACTCACTCATCAAAAAACATTATGAACGTAAGCACGGCAAGAATGCTTATTACGGACAGGAATTTAAACACTAA
- the araA gene encoding L-arabinose isomerase, which translates to MLTPLNTKEVWFITGSQHLYGPETLAQVADHSQKIVAELEKSSFIPVKIIVKPTVKTTEEIFETIAAANHAENCIGVITWMHTFSPAKMWIRGLKILQKPLLHLHTQFNRDIPWSTMDMDFMNLNQAAHGDREFGFMVSRLRKNRKVVVGHWSEERVQKQIGDWSRVAAGWDDWQGTKFARFGDNMRFVAVTDGDKVEAETQFGFSVNTWGIGDLVGVINSIGEGEINSLMEEYESSYHMAASLLAGGANRNSLHTAAKIELGLEKFLKDGGFKGFSDTFEDLHGLEQLPGIAVQRLMQKGYGFAGEGDWKTAALVRAMKTMGQGLEGGNAFMEDYTYHLDPSNPSILGSHMLEVDPVLAAGKPSCEIHPLGIGGKADPVRLVFNSRGNIDSLNAALMDFGNHFRLLINKTKALEITEELPKLPVARVLWKPLPDLYTAAEAWILAGGAHHTCYSENISAEQLEDFAEIAGIESLVIDEDTKIRDFKNTLRWNEMYYR; encoded by the coding sequence ATGTTAACACCTCTCAATACCAAAGAAGTCTGGTTCATCACAGGAAGTCAGCATTTATACGGACCAGAAACACTGGCGCAGGTAGCAGACCACTCACAGAAAATTGTGGCAGAACTTGAAAAATCTTCTTTCATCCCGGTAAAAATCATTGTAAAGCCAACGGTAAAAACCACCGAAGAGATATTTGAAACCATTGCAGCGGCTAACCATGCAGAAAACTGCATAGGAGTAATTACGTGGATGCATACCTTTTCACCCGCTAAAATGTGGATCAGGGGATTAAAAATTTTACAGAAACCTCTTCTGCATCTGCATACCCAATTCAACAGAGATATTCCATGGTCTACGATGGATATGGATTTTATGAATCTCAACCAGGCGGCTCATGGGGATCGTGAATTTGGTTTTATGGTAAGCAGGCTCCGAAAGAACAGAAAAGTAGTGGTAGGGCACTGGTCAGAAGAAAGAGTTCAGAAGCAGATCGGTGACTGGAGTCGTGTTGCTGCAGGCTGGGACGACTGGCAGGGAACTAAATTTGCACGCTTCGGGGATAATATGAGATTTGTAGCCGTAACAGATGGAGATAAAGTGGAAGCTGAAACCCAATTCGGCTTTTCAGTCAATACCTGGGGAATCGGTGACCTTGTCGGAGTTATCAATTCAATAGGGGAAGGGGAAATAAATAGTCTGATGGAAGAATATGAATCTTCTTATCACATGGCTGCATCTCTTTTGGCAGGAGGAGCCAACAGAAATTCACTGCACACCGCCGCAAAAATTGAATTAGGACTTGAAAAATTTTTAAAAGACGGAGGATTTAAAGGATTTTCAGATACCTTTGAAGACCTTCACGGGCTGGAGCAGCTGCCAGGAATTGCCGTGCAGCGCCTGATGCAGAAAGGATACGGATTTGCAGGAGAAGGAGACTGGAAAACAGCAGCACTCGTACGTGCCATGAAAACAATGGGGCAGGGCCTTGAAGGTGGAAACGCCTTTATGGAAGATTATACCTATCATTTAGACCCTTCCAATCCTTCTATTTTAGGCTCCCATATGTTGGAAGTAGATCCTGTGCTGGCCGCCGGAAAACCTTCATGTGAGATCCATCCGCTGGGAATCGGGGGAAAAGCAGATCCGGTTCGTCTTGTTTTTAATTCCAGAGGAAATATTGATTCTCTGAACGCTGCCCTGATGGACTTTGGAAACCATTTCAGACTGCTGATCAACAAAACAAAAGCATTGGAAATTACAGAAGAGCTGCCAAAACTTCCGGTAGCAAGAGTTTTATGGAAACCTCTTCCTGATTTATATACGGCCGCAGAAGCCTGGATACTTGCAGGAGGGGCACACCATACATGTTACAGTGAAAATATTTCAGCAGAGCAACTGGAAGATTTTGCTGAGATAGCAGGAATTGAATCATTAGTAATTGATGAAGATACCAAAATACGTGATTTTAAAAATACACTTCGTTGGAATGAAATGTATTATCGTTAA
- a CDS encoding aldose epimerase family protein has translation MKKTTYNGIFILLFLIIFGCKKENNKQDISGKMENISTSDYGVTSKGDSIKKYTLTNKNGMKVEVINFGGIITSLTAPDRNGKYEDVVLGFTKPEGYFDGNPYYFGALIGRYGNRIANAKFSLEGKAYEIDKNDGPNSLHGGKEGFHTRFWNIEVVKDVKFPTLKLSYTSADGEEGYPGKLTTTVFYTLTDDNALEISYEAETDKPTVVNLTQHSYFNLSGNFTKTITDHEMQINADKFLPVNETLIPTGEQKAVKDTPFDFTVSKPIGKEINADDDQLKKGKGYDHNWILNGKGLRSIAKVYHQGTGRLMEVFTDEPGVQFYSGNFLDGKFDTKTGGKNEFRTGFCLETQHFPDSPNQPSFPSTELKPGQKYQSKTIYKFSVKK, from the coding sequence ATGAAAAAAACAACATATAACGGCATTTTTATTTTATTATTTTTAATTATTTTCGGTTGTAAAAAAGAAAATAATAAACAGGATATTTCAGGAAAAATGGAGAACATTTCTACTTCAGACTATGGAGTTACGTCAAAAGGCGATTCTATTAAAAAATACACGCTGACCAATAAAAACGGGATGAAAGTTGAGGTCATCAACTTCGGTGGAATTATCACTTCTTTAACCGCTCCGGACAGAAACGGGAAATATGAAGATGTGGTACTCGGCTTTACAAAACCCGAAGGATATTTTGATGGCAACCCTTATTATTTCGGTGCTTTGATCGGAAGATACGGCAATAGGATTGCTAATGCAAAATTCTCACTGGAGGGTAAAGCATACGAAATTGATAAAAATGATGGACCCAACAGCCTTCACGGAGGAAAAGAAGGATTTCATACCAGATTCTGGAATATTGAAGTTGTAAAGGATGTAAAATTTCCGACATTGAAATTATCTTACACCAGTGCAGACGGTGAAGAAGGTTATCCGGGAAAACTGACCACAACCGTTTTTTACACGCTTACAGACGATAATGCCTTGGAAATTTCTTACGAGGCTGAGACGGATAAGCCTACAGTAGTAAATCTTACCCAACATTCTTATTTTAACCTGTCCGGAAATTTTACAAAAACGATTACCGATCATGAAATGCAGATTAATGCAGATAAGTTTTTACCTGTGAATGAAACTCTGATTCCTACCGGCGAACAGAAAGCAGTAAAAGATACTCCCTTTGATTTCACTGTTTCAAAACCCATCGGAAAAGAAATCAATGCAGACGATGATCAGCTGAAAAAAGGAAAAGGATATGACCACAACTGGATTCTGAATGGAAAAGGACTCAGAAGCATCGCCAAAGTATATCACCAGGGTACAGGAAGACTGATGGAAGTTTTCACCGATGAGCCTGGTGTACAGTTTTATTCCGGGAATTTTCTTGATGGAAAGTTTGATACCAAAACCGGTGGCAAAAATGAATTCAGAACAGGATTCTGCTTAGAGACACAGCATTTCCCGGATTCGCCAAATCAGCCTTCTTTCCCTTCTACAGAATTGAAGCCCGGACAGAAGTACCAGTCTAAAACCATCTATAAATTCTCCGTTAAAAAATAA